Proteins encoded by one window of Arabidopsis thaliana chromosome 2, partial sequence:
- a CDS encoding hypothetical protein (DUF1677) (Protein of unknown function (DUF1677); CONTAINS InterPro DOMAIN/s: Protein of unknown function DUF1677, plant (InterPro:IPR012876); BEST Arabidopsis thaliana protein match is: Protein of unknown function (DUF1677) (TAIR:AT1G79770.1); Has 244 Blast hits to 244 proteins in 14 species: Archae - 0; Bacteria - 0; Metazoa - 0; Fungi - 0; Plants - 244; Viruses - 0; Other Eukaryotes - 0 (source: NCBI BLink).), whose product MNKGNILRKAFSDVSLERKRNISQNDEQEQEGEVEVNQVKCDCCGIEEECTMQYIAKVRNLYSGNWVCGLCGEVVTERLRKDPPIAAGIQEAFDWHKGICDAFNSTTRVNPKLDFTRSMREIAKRSSQNRMMSDFSIGSKIARTISCDPRLET is encoded by the exons ATG AATAAAGGGAATATTCTTCGAAAGGCCTTCTCTGATGTTTCCTTGGAGAGAAAACGAAATATAAGCCAAAACGACgagcaagaacaagaaggAGAGGTAGAAGTGAACCAAGTGAAATGTGATTGTTGTGgtatagaagaagaatgtaCTATGCAATACATAGCCAAAGTCAGAAACTTGTATTCAGGCAATTGGGTTTGTGGTCTTTGTGGCGAAGTAGTAACTGAGAGACTTCGGAAAGATCCTCCAATAGCCGCTGGGATACAAGAAGCCTTTGACTGGCACAAAGGAATTTGTGATGCCTTCAATTCTACTACAAGGGTGAACCCTAAACTCGACTTCACAAGATCGATGAGAGAGATCGCTAAACGAAGCAGTCAGAACAGGATGATGTCAGACTTTTCGATAGGATCCAAAATTGCTCGAACAATCAGTTGTGATCCAAGGCTCGAGACTTGA
- a CDS encoding Polyketide cyclase/dehydrase and lipid transport superfamily protein (Polyketide cyclase/dehydrase and lipid transport superfamily protein; CONTAINS InterPro DOMAIN/s: Polyketide cyclase/dehydrase (InterPro:IPR019587); BEST Arabidopsis thaliana protein match is: Polyketide cyclase/dehydrase and lipid transport superfamily protein (TAIR:AT4G32870.1); Has 35333 Blast hits to 34131 proteins in 2444 species: Archae - 798; Bacteria - 22429; Metazoa - 974; Fungi - 991; Plants - 531; Viruses - 0; Other Eukaryotes - 9610 (source: NCBI BLink).) — protein MEKASSPEKWLAKVSVTLTKAKPDEIWPLFTDFFNLHKWLPTLATCHGVHGNNGEQGCIRFCSGFSIGSNGVDSAARWSKEKLVAVNPVERVMRYEIVESNTGFESYVSTVKILPRGEDGCVIEWSFTVDPVRGLSLENLVKKYEKALEIITKNMEEDALRRRESSS, from the coding sequence ATGGAAAAAGCTTCAAGCCCAGAAAAATGGCTAGCCAAAGTATCAGTTACGCtcacaaaggcaaagcctGACGAAATCTGGCCTCTCTTCACCGATTTTTTCAATCTCCACAAGTGGCTTCCAACGCTAGCCACATGTCACGGCGTCCACGGCAACAACGGTGAACAGGGTTGCATCAGATTCTGTTCCGGCTTTTCCATAGGATCCAACGGTGTAGACTCCGCCGCGAGATGGTCAAAGGAGAAGCTTGTGGCCGTTAATCCTGTTGAACGTGTGATGAGATACGAGATAGTGGAGAGTAACACTGGATTCGAATCCTACGTTTCGACGGTGAAGATATTGCCACGTGGCGAAGATGGTTGTGTGATTGAGTGGAGTTTCACCGTTGATCCTGTGAGAGGATTGTCGTTAGAAAATTTGGTTAAGAAGTATGAGAAAGCATTAGAGATAATCACCAAGAACATGGAAGAAGATgctttgagaagaagagagtcgTCTTCTTAG
- a CDS encoding Protein kinase family protein (Protein kinase family protein; FUNCTIONS IN: protein serine/threonine kinase activity, protein kinase activity, kinase activity, ATP binding; INVOLVED IN: protein amino acid phosphorylation; EXPRESSED IN: 22 plant structures; EXPRESSED DURING: 13 growth stages; CONTAINS InterPro DOMAIN/s: Protein kinase, ATP binding site (InterPro:IPR017441), Protein kinase, catalytic domain (InterPro:IPR000719), Serine/threonine-protein kinase domain (InterPro:IPR002290), Serine/threonine-protein kinase-like domain (InterPro:IPR017442), Serine/threonine-protein kinase, active site (InterPro:IPR008271), Protein kinase-like domain (InterPro:IPR011009); BEST Arabidopsis thaliana protein match is: Protein kinase family protein (TAIR:AT3G13670.1); Has 35333 Blast hits to 34131 proteins in 2444 species: Archae - 798; Bacteria - 22429; Metazoa - 974; Fungi - 991; Plants - 531; Viruses - 0; Other Eukaryotes - 9610 (source: NCBI BLink).), with product MPELRSNARRDRDKKNPKQNPIALKQSPVRRNPRRQLKKKVVVKEAIVAAEKTTPLVKEEEEQIRVSSEDKKMDENDSGGQAAPVPDDEGNAPPLPEKVQVGNSPMYKLDRKLGKGGFGQVYVGRKMGTSTSNARFGPGALEVALKFEHRTSKGCNYGPPYEWQVYNALGGSHGVPRVHFKGRQGDFYVMVMDILGPSLWDVWNSTTQAMSTEMVACIAIEAISILEKMHSRGYVHGDVKPENFLLGPPGTPEEKKLFLVDLGLASKWRDTATGLHVEYDQRPDVFRGTVRYASVHAHLGRTCSRRDDLESLAYTLVFLLRGRLPWQGYQVGDTKNKGFLVCKKKMATSPETLCCFCPQPFRQFVEYVVNLKFDEEPDYAKYVSLFDGIVGPNPDIRPINTEGAQKLIHQVGQKRGRLTMDEEDEQPTKKIRLGMPATQWISIYSAHRPMKQRYHYNVTDTRLAQHIEKGNEDGLFISSVASCTDLWALIMDAGSGFTDQVYQLSPSFLHKEWIMEQWEKNYYITAVAGANSGNSFVVMSKGTQYLQQSYKVSDSFPFKWINKKWREGFYVTSMATAGSKWGIVMSRGASFSDQVIELDFLYPSEGIHRRWENGYRITSVAATWDQAAFVLSVPRRKLTDETQETLRTSAFPSNHVKEKWGKNLYIASICYGRTVS from the exons ATGCCTGAGCTGCGTAGCAACGCACGCAGAGATCGGGATAAGAAGAACCCGAAGCAGAACCCAATTGCTTTGAAACAATCACCTGTTAGGAGAAATCCGAGGCGgcagctgaagaagaaagtggtGGTGAAGGAAGCGATCGTTGCAGCTGAAAAGACGACGCCTTTGgtgaaagaggaagaagaacagatTAGGGTTTCGAGTGAAGATAAGAAGATGGATGAGAACGACAGTGGTGGTCAAGCAGCTCCAGTGCCTGATGATGAAGGAAACGCTCCTCCACTTCCTGAAAAG GTTCAGGTTGGTAATTCACCCATGTACAAGTTAGATAGAAAGCTAGGCAAAGGTGGTTTTGGACAAGTTTATGTTGGTCGAAAGATGGGCACGAGTACTTCTAATGCTAGATTTGGCCCGGGAGCTTTGGAG GTGGCTTTGAAGTTTGAGCATAGAACCAGCAAAGGATGTAACTATGGGCCACCGTATGAGTGGCAAGTTTACAA TGCACTTGGTGGCAGTCATGGTGTGCCACGAGTTCATTTTAAGGGTCGGCAGGGCGATTTTTACGTGATG GTTATGGATATCCTTGGGCCTAGCTTATGGGATGTTTGGAATAGTACCACCCAGGC GATGTCAACAGAGATGGTTGCATGCATTGCAATTGAGGCAATATCCATATTAGAAAAGATGCATTCTAGAGG ATATGTGCATGGCGATGTAAAACCAGAGAATTTTCTGCTTGGGCCTCCTGGAACTCCTGAAGAGAAAAAACTTTTCCTTGTAGACCTCGGCTTAG CATCCAAATGGCGAGATACTGCAACTGGACTACATGTTGAATATGACCAGCGTCCTGATGTTTTTAG agGAACAGTACGTTATGCTAGTGTACATGCTCATCTTGGCAGAACTTGCAGTCGGAGGGATGACCTGGAATCTCTTGCTTACACTCTTGTTTTCCTTCTTCGAGGCCGGCTTCCATGGCAAGGGTACCAGGTTGGGGACACTaaa AACAAAGGTTTCCTTGTttgcaagaagaagatggccACTTCCCCAGAAACTCTTTGCTGCTTCTGTCCCCAACCTTTTCGTCAGTTTGTCGAGTATGTGGTCAATTTGAAGTTTGATGAGGAGCCTGATTATGCTAAATATGTCTCCCTTTTTGATGGAATAGTCGGCCCAAACCCAGACATTAGGCCAATAAATACTGAGGGTGCACAGAAG CTCATACATCAAGTGGGTCAAAAGAGGGGGAGGCTGACAATGGACGAGGAGGATGAACAACCAACAAAGAAGATCAGATTGGGCATGCCAGCAACACAATGGATCAGCATTTACAGTGCTCACAGACCAATGAAACAACG ATATCATTATAATGTTACTGATACAAGGCTTGCACAACACattgaaaaaggaaatgagGATGGGTTATTTATCAGCAGTGTGGCTTCTTGCACGGATCTCTGGGCTTTGATCATGGATGCAGGAAGTGGCTTTACGGATCAAGTTTACCAGTTATCACCAAGCTTTCTCCACAAG GAATGGATTATGGAACAATGGGAAAAGAATTACTATATTACAGCAGTGGCAGGAGCAAATAGTGGGAACTCATTCGTGGTTATGTCAAAAG GGACCCAGTATTTACAACAATCCTACAAAGTCAGTGATTCTTTTCCCTTCAAGTGGATAAATAAAAAGTGGAGGGAAGGGTTTTATGTTACATCAATGGCAACTGCTGGAAGCAAATGGGGAATTGTAATGTCTCGTGGGGCTTCTTTTTCTGATCAG GTTATAGAACTAGATTTTCTATACCCTAGTGAAGGTATACATCGTCGATGGGAAAATGGCTACAGAATTACATCAGTTGCTGCAACTTGGGATCAGGCTGCCTTTGTTCTTAGTGTGCCAAGAAGGAAGCTTACCGATGAGACACAGGAGACTCTTAGAACCTCTGCTTTTCCTAGTAATCATGTCAAG GAAAAATGGGGCAAGAATCTTTACATTGCATCGATTTGTTATGGTCGAACTGTGTCATGA